TCATCACTATGGACTTGGAGTTATCATCATATACCAGGATGTTAGACAATCCATCCACGCATATACTTCTTGGTTTGAATCCTGGTTCTTTTGGAGGGCCATTGAAAGAAAAGCGGTACTCTCCTCCACCATTGGTTACCACTACCGAGCTGCTGTTCCGATCGTGATTGGAGACCACCACATCCTGATTATGGTTTTCAGTGACAAACAGAGGGGTGGTATAGTGTTCGCACTCGATGAAGTGCTTCTCCTTTCCGTCGCTGCTGTAACGGACCACCATAGCCCGGTTAATGTTATGGATTATCATTCCAACCAAAATGTCGTCGCTTTCAAAAGAGCAGAAGACACTCAGGGTCTCCCAACTTTCCTTACTATTGATCAGAGTTGATGGCTTATCTTTCTTGTCTTTCAACAATTTTCTAATATTGGATTTCTTGTCAATGTAGATGAGATCTCCATCCTTGGTGACGGCATGGACCCCACATTCTTTATCAAGCTTATCTTTAACATCAGACAGCTTTTTTCCTGTCTGGTCAATCAGTACAAGATTTACTTTATCACTGATCCAAAACTCTGTGGCTGATTTACAGGACATATGGCATGCAGATTTTACACCAGTGACAGGAACCGTCTTCAAATGTTTAACCACCCTCAAACGTTCCAGCGTGAATCTGTATTCTGGCTTTCGGATTCCAGTCTCCTCAACTGTGATTTCCCCGAGTAATTTGAGTACGTCTTCTTTCGTTACTTCTGTGTTGAAGGTCATCTCTGGAAGCTCTTTACAGCTCTCGGGAATGTCGGGTACTTTGTCTAGGGGGTGGTCCTTCAGAAAAAGCAAGAATTCTGCAGGTTTATTGGCAGAATGCTCATATCTGTAGACCAGCTCTCTCAGGTAATCAATGTGCTCTTGCAAATCTATGCATTGCTGGTTTAGTTGACCAATAATCTTATTTTCCAGTCTCTTGAGTCGCTTAGGACATTTCTTCTTTACACATTTATCAATATACTTCTTCAGCCTCTCTGCCTTATCTCTCATTTTCTCTTTCAATTCTGCAATTTGCGCCTCGCATTCAGGAATATCTGGCTCAATTCCAGCCAATATGGCCCGGTTGTACGGCAACACCTCTGATCGGAGCTGTGCAATCTTTGGCTTGAACTCCTCTTTATATTTCTTATAAGCTTCAAATACTTCCATCATAGCATGCATCTCatgatcttttttcttttccttcCAACACTCATCGCAAAAGGGCTCATCACAAGTGTCGCACCACAACTTGCACGCCAACTCTGGGTGTTTCTCACAATATTCGTCCTTGATAAAGTATCCATTCCTTTCCCTGTAGAGGATAACAAAGTGATTGGCATTGTCCAGGTCTACCATGTGTACGCCCTTATGGACAGAACACAGGTCCTTCCCACATGTCTCGCAGAAGAAGACGCAGTCCGCCCCACAATCCTTGCAAACTCTAGCAGCATACATCTCTAAGTCTTGTAGAAATAATAATGCAGTTTGCAAATATGGACtctacaaaaatataaaattccaCATAATTATATGACAAGAACTTATAAATTCTATATGGTTAAACCATTGACCATTATTTATATAAGTATTGATTTGACCTTCACCTTGatcaatattattaaaaccTATTTAAGGCATTTCTCCTTGGCGTTAACCTTTGTGGTGAGTTTTAGATTACTGTTCCTAACttgaaagtttttaaaacttgaaattgGATAAAATACAAGGAATGCGATCCAAGAAGTGAATCACAGTGTTATTTCTGAtcacttttaaaagataattataattttcatactataaaaatatgctgtATTAGTGACCCGAGTAGCTTTATGTACTAGCTAGTACACAGAGAATGGGAAGTCTCCATCAATTAATCTTTGGTCTAATTTGAAAATTGAGCTAAAGAGATATATATACGTTTgtgcatgtttaaaaaaagaccttggtattactttaaaaaaaaaatggaatgcaATGTTCAGTATATAGATTCTAATAATAACCATAAAAAAAGAGTTATTTGTAACGGAATGGAATAGGAATACTTCACATTTTTCCCCCTTAGATGATCATTCTCCTAAAGATCACCCCACACTCTTTCCATGACAGGAGTttacctgtcagttccaggggtttgcATAGCACCAAATTTAACGGGGAGAAATAATATGATGGACCAGACCAGGATTCTaaccgggccccctgaatctctagtcaggtgctctaccaactgagctatctggtgcCAATATTAGAAATGGTATGGCCTTAGCTGTAGTCATTTAAATGTTAACATCACTCAACTCGATCAGTCCTCAACTCAAATTGTTGCAATGAAAATTgcattaatttgatatcaaaactCATACTTGAGGCcgagtattgacttgaggaaagttggtgacagCGGGGCCTAGCTGACCGTCACATAATAATATGGTGGTTTGAAATAGCCTTTCCTTCTACAAGACTGTAAAAAAGACTCAGTCTGactaatatatataattaaacctGCATGTAATTGTGGTAAAGAAttaactgtacatgtaatattaattgATTTCCACTTTCTGACATCTAGAGGCATGGTCAGCAGGCTTCTGACTTCTGCCTTAGaaagtgtacaatatatagacttcttttgattttaacattttaaattaacaaaacatat
This is a stretch of genomic DNA from Crassostrea angulata isolate pt1a10 chromosome 4, ASM2561291v2, whole genome shotgun sequence. It encodes these proteins:
- the LOC128179642 gene encoding uncharacterized protein LOC128179642, with product MYAARVCKDCGADCVFFCETCGKDLCSVHKGVHMVDLDNANHFVILYRERNGYFIKDEYCEKHPELACKLWCDTCDEPFCDECWKEKKKDHEMHAMMEVFEAYKKYKEEFKPKIAQLRSEVLPYNRAILAGIEPDIPECEAQIAELKEKMRDKAERLKKYIDKCVKKKCPKRLKRLENKIIGQLNQQCIDLQEHIDYLRELVYRYEHSANKPAEFLLFLKDHPLDKVPDIPESCKELPEMTFNTEVTKEDVLKLLGEITVEETGIRKPEYRFTLERLRVVKHLKTVPVTGVKSACHMSCKSATEFWISDKVNLVLIDQTGKKLSDVKDKLDKECGVHAVTKDGDLIYIDKKSNIRKLLKDKKDKPSTLINSKESWETLSVFCSFESDDILVGMIIHNINRAMVVRYSSDGKEKHFIECEHYTTPLFVTENHNQDVVVSNHDRNSSSVVVTNGGGEYRFSFNGPPKEPGFKPRSICVDGLSNILVYDDNSKSIVMIDVDGHYLEIFQVQQNLIQSPRCVSYSIDNHTVFVYSSSNSHVVVSRHINRQEYLGKPTIDPDADKKKKKKKKKKKKEETKEKKKEDA